One region of Drosophila subobscura isolate 14011-0131.10 chromosome J, UCBerk_Dsub_1.0, whole genome shotgun sequence genomic DNA includes:
- the LOC117894251 gene encoding COMM domain-containing protein 4 isoform X1 — MKFRFCGEGDCPDWVLAEIISTLSNLSIENLEKLSDLVATRICGGTFEESGIKLLTSTLTNEGKTAVACIHFMLINAARYNCTESIFGEEIQQLGLPKEHAAAMCRVLQKHSGCIRQKLIGKAFRINELQSVSNVTSSVETPANCATLELKISQELVEGLPKDTTHIVNLERSQMIALLEELKVCRDIMDKYENKN, encoded by the exons atg AAATTCCGTTTCTGCGGCGAAGGGGATTGTCCCGATTGGGTATTGGCCGAAATCATATCAACCCTCTCCAATCTGAGTATAGAGAACTTGGAAAAATTAAGCGATCTGGTGGCTACAAGAATATGTGGTGGAACTTTTGAG GAATCGGGTATCAAATTATTGACATCCACACTCACTAACGAGGGGAAGACGGCCGTAGCCTGCATTCACTTTATGCTGATAAATGCGGCCCGCTACAACTGCACGGAGAGCATATTTGGCGAGGAGATCCAACAGTTGGGCCTACCCAAGGAGCATGCTGCGGCCATGTGCCGTGTCCTGCAAAAACATTCGGGCTGCATCCGTCAGAAACTGATAGGCAAAGCATTTAGAA TTAACGAGCTGCAAAGTGTAAGTAATGTAACGTCGTCTGTCGAAACGCCAGCGAATTGTGCCACCCTGGAACTGAAAATATCTCAAGAACTGGTGGAAGGCCTGCCCAAGGATACCACGCACATTGTTAACTTGGAACGCTCACAAATGATAGCTCTTCTGGAAGAGCTGAAGGTGTGCCGAGATATCATggataaatatgaaaataaaaactaa
- the LOC117894251 gene encoding COMM domain-containing protein 4 isoform X2 produces the protein MLINAARYNCTESIFGEEIQQLGLPKEHAAAMCRVLQKHSGCIRQKLIGKAFRINELQSVSNVTSSVETPANCATLELKISQELVEGLPKDTTHIVNLERSQMIALLEELKVCRDIMDKYENKN, from the exons ATGCTGATAAATGCGGCCCGCTACAACTGCACGGAGAGCATATTTGGCGAGGAGATCCAACAGTTGGGCCTACCCAAGGAGCATGCTGCGGCCATGTGCCGTGTCCTGCAAAAACATTCGGGCTGCATCCGTCAGAAACTGATAGGCAAAGCATTTAGAA TTAACGAGCTGCAAAGTGTAAGTAATGTAACGTCGTCTGTCGAAACGCCAGCGAATTGTGCCACCCTGGAACTGAAAATATCTCAAGAACTGGTGGAAGGCCTGCCCAAGGATACCACGCACATTGTTAACTTGGAACGCTCACAAATGATAGCTCTTCTGGAAGAGCTGAAGGTGTGCCGAGATATCATggataaatatgaaaataaaaactaa
- the LOC117894253 gene encoding leucokinin: MMQTWRLLFLMLALFRQLYALPTHSTSADVELNTCELQLSKYRRFILQAILSFEDVCDAYNARSVSGEDSSLSEGGWLFHHYAPPPTSQRGEIWAFFKLLMAQFNDVEFASIIRDAVIERCRIKSQLQRDEKRNSVVLGKKQRFHSWGGKRSPEPLFAVPDAGVGAGPAPAVDRSYY; the protein is encoded by the coding sequence ATGATGCAGACCTGGCGACTCCTGTTCCTGATGCTGGCCCTTTTCAGGCAGCTGTACGCCTTGCCCACGCACTCTACCTCCGCCGACGTGGAGCTGAATACCTGCGAGCTTCAGCTGTCCAAGTACCGTAGGTTCATCCTGCAGGCCATTCTCAGCTTCGAAGATGTGTGCGACGCCTACAACGCCCGGTCGGTGAGCGGCGAGGACAGTTCCCTATCGGAGGGGGGCTGGCTCTTCCACCACTATGCCCCACCGCCCACCTCGCAGAGAGGCGAGATTTGGGCCTTCTTCAAGCTGTTGATGGCTCAGTTTAACGACGTGGAGTTCGCGTCCATCATCCGGGATGCCGTCATCGAGCGCTGCCGCATTAAGTCCCAGTTGCAGCGCGACGAGAAGCGCAATTCCGTGGTCCTCGGCAAGAAGCAGCGATTCCACTCGTGGGGTGGCAAGAGGTCACCAGAGCCACTGTTCGCTGTGCCCGATGCGGGAGTAGGCGCCGGACCCGCACCCGCAGTAGATCGCAGCTACTATTAA